In Pectobacterium brasiliense, a single genomic region encodes these proteins:
- a CDS encoding class I SAM-dependent methyltransferase, which translates to MKLARTPQTIVAPDSWDDITCGQFYRESLELALLPWWPKLFGFHLIKVGALSAEINITECAIAHQVNVAPHGDNLHVVADAHQLPFSEKSIDACLLAQTLSYSSDPHRILREVDRVLIDDGWLILSTFNPISLVGLGKLIPRLNKKHPYCSRMFTQMRITDWLGLLNYEVIDQTHFHVTPWRRNKGKLNKHIPMLGCLTLIIARKRTIPLTFTPMRARLRKASVRRTVGATKIYRR; encoded by the coding sequence ATGAAATTGGCACGAACCCCTCAGACCATTGTTGCACCTGATTCATGGGATGATATCACCTGTGGGCAATTTTATCGCGAGTCGCTTGAGCTGGCTTTGTTGCCGTGGTGGCCAAAACTCTTTGGTTTCCATCTTATCAAGGTCGGGGCGCTGAGTGCAGAAATCAACATAACGGAGTGCGCGATCGCGCATCAGGTTAACGTAGCTCCACACGGTGATAATCTTCATGTCGTGGCTGATGCTCATCAATTACCTTTCTCTGAAAAGTCGATCGATGCTTGCCTGCTTGCCCAAACGCTGTCTTATTCATCGGATCCGCATCGTATTTTGCGGGAGGTTGATCGTGTCTTGATCGATGATGGTTGGTTAATCCTGAGCACGTTTAATCCGATCAGCCTAGTTGGATTGGGTAAACTGATCCCCAGACTCAATAAAAAACATCCTTATTGCAGCCGCATGTTTACTCAAATGCGTATTACGGACTGGTTGGGATTATTGAACTATGAGGTTATCGATCAGACCCATTTTCACGTTACGCCATGGCGAAGAAACAAAGGGAAGTTGAATAAACATATTCCGATGCTGGGGTGTCTGACGCTGATTATTGCCCGGAAGCGCACAATTCCGCTGACGTTTACGCCGATGAGGGCGAGGTTGCGCAAAGCATCAGTGCGCCGCACGGTGGGCGCAACAAAGATATATCGAAGATGA
- the gloB gene encoding hydroxyacylglutathione hydrolase, with amino-acid sequence MNLISIPALQDNYIWLLSNKENRCVIVDPGEAPPVLNALVQHSLVPEAILLTHHHNDHVGGVIELLKHYPNLPVFGPKETAKCGATCLVEEGNTVSLLNSEFSVIEVPGHTSGHIAYYSAPFLFCGDTLFSAGCGRILEGEPRQMYESIQKIAEFPDDTIVCCAHEYTLSNLRFSNTILPEDPIIEAYLHEISQIREKSQSTLPTTLGLERRINLFLRCHEIDLKKKLSKEPANIENWQVFEILRSKKDCF; translated from the coding sequence ATGAATCTTATCAGTATCCCCGCACTTCAGGACAACTACATTTGGCTATTGAGCAATAAAGAAAATCGCTGTGTGATCGTCGATCCTGGTGAGGCCCCCCCGGTGCTTAATGCGCTAGTTCAACACTCACTTGTCCCCGAAGCAATTTTGCTCACTCACCACCATAATGATCATGTCGGAGGCGTCATTGAACTCCTCAAGCATTACCCTAATCTGCCTGTTTTTGGCCCAAAAGAAACCGCTAAATGCGGCGCGACCTGCCTGGTGGAAGAAGGAAATACCGTCTCTTTGTTAAATTCGGAATTTTCTGTAATTGAGGTTCCAGGACACACATCTGGTCATATTGCCTACTACAGTGCGCCATTTTTGTTCTGTGGCGACACCCTATTTTCAGCGGGATGCGGTCGTATTCTTGAAGGCGAACCGAGGCAAATGTATGAATCCATTCAAAAAATAGCAGAATTTCCTGATGATACGATAGTGTGCTGCGCTCATGAATACACGCTATCAAACTTAAGATTTTCTAATACGATATTGCCAGAAGATCCCATTATTGAAGCTTACCTCCATGAAATCAGTCAGATACGAGAAAAATCGCAGTCTACTTTACCAACAACATTAGGACTGGAGAGAAGAATCAACCTATTCCTCCGCTGTCATGAGATTGATTTAAAAAAGAAATTATCAAAAGAACCTGCAAATATAGAGAATTGGCAAGTTTTTGAGATACTACGCAGCAAGAAAGACTGCTTCTGA
- the mltD gene encoding murein transglycosylase D, which translates to MKAKAMIIASVLLAGCQVSPHDTSQPKQHAQSLSSASQSEAGKYTDSREASARWLDDDSLAQRDLWNFIGDELKMEVPENARIREQKMRYLKNKSYLHDVTLRAEPYMYWIVEQIKQRKMPMELVLLPIVESAFDPSATSSANAAGLWQIIPGTGRNYGLKQNQWYDGRRDVIASTTAALDMMQRLNTMFDGDWLLTVAAYNSGEGRVMQAMKANKAKGKSTSFWALALPRETSIYVPKMLALSDILKNSKKYGVTLPQPNESRALAKVELGQQIELTQAAEMAGLSLNKLKSYNSGYKRNVTAPNGPHYIMVPKAHVEQLKDSLADGDIAAIQPTRLAQTQSTPASQQYKVRSGDTLSAIAARLNVSTKDLQSWNNLRSAGALKVGQTLQVAKASGNSSSITYQVRKGDSLASIAKRHGVNIADVMRWNTVINKNANIQPGDRLTLYVSSNIKPDS; encoded by the coding sequence ATGAAGGCTAAAGCGATGATTATCGCCTCAGTCTTGCTGGCGGGTTGTCAGGTCTCACCACATGACACCTCGCAACCCAAACAGCATGCACAGAGTTTGTCTTCGGCAAGTCAAAGTGAAGCAGGAAAGTACACAGATAGTCGAGAGGCCTCCGCGCGATGGCTAGATGACGATAGTCTCGCGCAACGAGATCTGTGGAACTTCATTGGCGACGAGCTGAAGATGGAGGTTCCGGAAAACGCCCGGATCCGCGAGCAAAAAATGCGTTATTTGAAAAATAAGAGCTATCTCCACGATGTAACATTACGGGCAGAGCCGTACATGTACTGGATAGTCGAGCAGATTAAGCAACGTAAAATGCCGATGGAACTGGTACTGCTACCCATAGTGGAGAGCGCTTTTGATCCAAGTGCCACATCATCCGCCAATGCCGCTGGGCTATGGCAGATTATCCCTGGTACAGGACGCAATTATGGTTTGAAACAAAACCAGTGGTACGACGGACGTCGCGACGTGATTGCGTCTACGACGGCTGCGCTGGATATGATGCAACGACTCAACACGATGTTTGATGGCGACTGGTTATTGACTGTTGCTGCATACAACAGTGGTGAAGGCCGCGTCATGCAGGCGATGAAAGCGAATAAAGCGAAAGGAAAATCAACCAGCTTCTGGGCACTGGCGTTACCGCGGGAAACGTCAATCTATGTCCCTAAGATGTTGGCTTTGAGCGATATTCTTAAAAACAGCAAAAAGTATGGCGTGACTCTACCACAACCCAATGAAAGCCGCGCATTAGCAAAGGTTGAGCTGGGGCAGCAGATAGAATTGACACAAGCCGCTGAAATGGCGGGTTTGTCGTTGAATAAGTTGAAGAGTTATAACTCGGGCTATAAGCGTAATGTTACCGCGCCAAATGGGCCACATTACATTATGGTTCCTAAAGCTCACGTTGAGCAGTTGAAAGATTCACTGGCTGATGGTGACATCGCCGCGATTCAACCAACACGCTTAGCGCAAACACAGTCAACGCCAGCATCACAGCAGTATAAGGTACGCTCAGGTGATACCTTATCAGCCATTGCGGCACGGCTTAATGTCAGCACGAAAGATTTGCAGAGCTGGAACAATCTGCGTAGCGCTGGTGCGCTCAAGGTTGGCCAGACATTGCAAGTTGCCAAAGCATCAGGCAATAGCAGTTCTATCACCTACCAGGTTAGGAAGGGTGATTCACTGGCAAGTATTGCTAAACGTCACGGCGTAAATATCGCTGATGTGATGCGCTGGAATACGGTTATCAACAAGAATGCCAACATCCAGCCAGGCGATCGTCTGACGCTTTATGTTAGCAGCAACATAAAACCTGATTCTTAA
- a CDS encoding endonuclease/exonuclease/phosphatase family protein, translating to MRKRTYAMRYVAGQPAERIFPPGEMHYPGQVLPTSSLLLEGDVLRVMVWNIFKQQRMNWLSVLQNFGKGTQLVLLQEAQSTPELIRFATTNYLSADQVPAIILPQHPSGVMTLSAVQPVYCCPLREKEPLLRLAKSSLVTVYALQNGQRLMVINIHAVNFSFGVEVYTKQLAAIGEQLLHHQGPAIMAGDFNAWSQQRINALNRFAARMGLQEVHFVDDQRRKAFGRPLDFVFYRELTVNQSSVLVTQASDHNPLLVEFSLN from the coding sequence GTGCGGAAAAGAACCTATGCAATGAGGTATGTTGCCGGCCAACCAGCCGAACGTATCTTCCCTCCCGGGGAAATGCATTATCCGGGACAAGTGCTACCGACAAGCTCATTGTTGCTGGAGGGTGATGTTTTACGCGTAATGGTGTGGAACATTTTTAAGCAACAACGAATGAACTGGCTTTCCGTGTTGCAGAATTTCGGTAAAGGTACCCAGCTAGTTCTGTTGCAGGAAGCGCAAAGCACGCCAGAACTCATCCGTTTTGCAACCACCAACTACCTTTCTGCCGATCAGGTTCCTGCCATTATTCTCCCGCAGCATCCATCTGGTGTGATGACGCTATCAGCGGTTCAGCCAGTATATTGCTGTCCTTTACGTGAAAAGGAGCCCCTGTTGCGTTTGGCTAAGTCCTCTTTGGTGACGGTCTACGCGCTTCAGAATGGCCAGAGGCTGATGGTTATCAATATCCATGCGGTCAACTTTAGCTTTGGTGTTGAGGTTTATACCAAGCAGTTGGCTGCGATTGGGGAACAACTCTTACATCATCAAGGGCCAGCTATTATGGCTGGAGATTTTAATGCGTGGAGTCAGCAGCGTATTAACGCACTTAATCGGTTTGCGGCAAGGATGGGGTTGCAGGAGGTACATTTTGTTGATGACCAACGGCGAAAGGCGTTTGGTCGGCCGCTCGATTTCGTCTTTTACCGTGAGCTGACCGTTAACCAGTCTTCTGTATTGGTGACTCAGGCTTCAGATCATAACCCACTGCTCGTTGAATTTAGCCTGAATTAA